A genomic window from Mesorhizobium sp. CAU 1732 includes:
- a CDS encoding ATP-binding cassette domain-containing protein, which yields MAENAPLVELKNISISFGGIHAVDDASIDLNAGEVVALLGHNGAGKSTLIKILSGAYKRDEGTILVNGEEASISNPREAKKYGIETIYQTLALADNVDAAANLFLGRELRTKWGTLDDVAMESETREVMGRLNPRFQRFKEPVIKLSGGQRQSVAIARAIHFNARILIMDEPTAALGPQETAQVGELVKQLKEDGIGIFLISHDIHDVFDLADRVCVMKNGRVVGTARTQDVTEDEVLGMIILGKCPPGAIPGPGAMSTG from the coding sequence ATGGCTGAAAACGCCCCTCTCGTCGAGCTGAAGAACATCTCGATCTCGTTCGGCGGCATCCATGCCGTCGACGATGCGTCGATCGACCTGAATGCCGGCGAAGTCGTCGCGCTTCTCGGGCACAATGGCGCGGGCAAGTCCACGCTGATCAAGATCCTGTCCGGCGCCTACAAGCGCGACGAGGGGACGATCCTCGTCAATGGCGAGGAAGCGTCGATCAGCAATCCGCGCGAGGCGAAGAAGTACGGGATCGAGACGATCTACCAGACGCTGGCGCTGGCCGATAACGTCGATGCCGCGGCCAACCTCTTCCTCGGACGCGAGTTGCGCACCAAATGGGGCACGCTCGACGACGTCGCGATGGAATCGGAAACGCGTGAGGTGATGGGCCGGCTCAATCCGCGGTTCCAGCGCTTCAAGGAGCCGGTGATCAAGCTTTCAGGCGGCCAACGTCAATCGGTGGCGATCGCGCGCGCGATCCATTTCAATGCGCGCATCCTGATCATGGACGAGCCGACGGCAGCGCTTGGCCCGCAGGAAACGGCGCAGGTCGGCGAACTGGTGAAACAGTTGAAGGAAGACGGCATCGGCATCTTTTTGATCAGCCACGACATCCACGATGTCTTCGATCTCGCCGACCGGGTGTGCGTGATGAAGAACGGCCGGGTCGTCGGCACCGCGCGGACGCAGGACGTGACGGAAGACGAGGTGCTCGGCATGATCATTCTCGGGAAATGCCCGCCCGGCGCGATACCGGGACCGGGCGCGATGAGCAC
- a CDS encoding sugar ABC transporter permease: MSDASARAPVDVARSSDGGPVARFLKATEIDTRMLGMVGALIIIWVLFHLLSGGLFLTPRNLWNLSVQSSSVAVMATGMVLVIVTRNIDLSVGSILGFAGMIMGVTQAEFLPGLIGFGNPFTWIMAALVGLCVGVAIGALHGFIIAYLTVPAFIVTLGGLLVWRGAAWWVTSGRTVAPMDATFRLMGGGPDGSIGATWSWVVGFLACAFVVLMLINARAQRKRFKFPRRPVWAEALLGGIACALILAAVQVANSYPWPIGIVRRYAQANNIELPEGGLFIAHGIAIPVLIALAVGIAMTFLTTRTRFGRYVFAIGGNPEAAALAGINTRWVTMKIFMLMGGLAGIGAMISTARLNAATNAQGTLDELLVIAAAVIGGTSLSGGVGTIAGAMLGAVLMQSLASGMILLGVDTPLQNIVVGLALVVAVWLDTLYRNRVQ, encoded by the coding sequence ATGTCGGATGCAAGCGCAAGAGCGCCTGTCGACGTTGCTCGATCGAGCGACGGCGGACCAGTGGCGCGGTTTCTCAAGGCAACGGAAATCGATACGCGCATGCTGGGGATGGTCGGCGCGCTGATCATCATCTGGGTGCTGTTCCACCTTCTGTCGGGCGGGCTCTTCCTGACGCCCCGCAATTTGTGGAACCTGTCCGTTCAATCATCGTCGGTCGCCGTGATGGCGACGGGCATGGTGCTGGTGATCGTGACGCGCAACATCGACCTGTCGGTCGGCTCGATCCTCGGCTTCGCCGGGATGATCATGGGGGTGACGCAGGCCGAATTCCTGCCGGGTCTCATCGGCTTCGGCAATCCGTTCACCTGGATCATGGCCGCGCTCGTGGGCCTGTGCGTCGGTGTCGCGATCGGCGCGCTGCATGGCTTCATCATCGCCTATCTCACGGTTCCCGCCTTTATCGTGACGCTGGGCGGCCTGCTCGTCTGGCGCGGCGCGGCGTGGTGGGTGACGAGCGGCCGAACGGTCGCTCCCATGGACGCAACCTTCCGCCTGATGGGCGGCGGGCCGGACGGCTCGATCGGCGCGACATGGAGCTGGGTCGTCGGCTTTCTCGCCTGCGCCTTCGTGGTCCTGATGCTGATCAACGCGCGCGCGCAACGCAAGCGCTTCAAGTTTCCGCGGCGGCCCGTTTGGGCGGAAGCGCTGCTGGGCGGTATCGCGTGCGCGCTCATTCTCGCCGCGGTTCAGGTCGCGAATTCCTATCCCTGGCCGATCGGCATCGTTCGCCGCTATGCCCAGGCGAACAACATCGAGCTGCCCGAAGGCGGGTTGTTCATCGCGCATGGCATTGCCATCCCTGTCCTGATCGCCTTGGCGGTCGGCATCGCGATGACGTTCCTGACGACGCGCACGCGTTTCGGGCGCTACGTCTTCGCGATCGGCGGCAACCCGGAAGCCGCGGCACTCGCCGGCATCAACACCCGCTGGGTGACGATGAAGATCTTCATGCTGATGGGCGGTCTTGCCGGCATCGGCGCGATGATTTCGACGGCCCGCCTCAACGCGGCCACCAATGCGCAGGGCACGCTGGACGAACTCCTCGTCATCGCGGCGGCCGTCATTGGCGGAACCTCGCTCTCGGGCGGTGTCGGGACGATCGCCGGGGCGATGCTCGGCGCGGTTCTGATGCAGTCGCTGGCGTCCGGCATGATCCTGCTCGGCGTCGATACGCCGTTGCAGAACATCGTCGTGGGGCTCGCGCTCGTCGTCGCGGTCTGGCTCGACACGCTTTATCGCAACCGGGTTCAATAG
- the xylF gene encoding D-xylose ABC transporter substrate-binding protein: MRNFATALLAGAAMSLTLSAAAHAEGKIIGVSWSNFQEERWKTDEAAMKAAIEAAGDTYISADAQSSAAKQLTDVEALISQGANALIILAQDASAIGPAVENAVNEGIPIVAYDRLIENVDAFYLTFDNQEVGRMQARAVLEAKPEGNYAFIKGSSSDPNADFLFSGQMEVLKEAIDAGKIKNVGEAYTDGWLPANAQRNMEQILTQNNNEVAAVVASNDGTAGGAIAALEAQGLAGSVPVSGQDADHAALNRIALGTQTVSVWKDSRDLGKNAAEIASQLADGTAMDGIANVTKFTTPGGIEMNSVFLTPVPVTKDNLDVVIDAGWVTKDVVCQGVSAGSTPACD, translated from the coding sequence ATGAGGAATTTCGCAACCGCCTTGCTGGCGGGCGCCGCCATGTCGCTCACGCTGTCTGCTGCGGCGCATGCCGAAGGCAAGATCATCGGCGTGTCATGGTCCAACTTCCAGGAAGAGCGCTGGAAGACAGACGAAGCTGCCATGAAAGCCGCGATCGAAGCCGCCGGCGACACGTACATCTCCGCGGACGCCCAGTCGTCGGCCGCCAAGCAGCTCACCGACGTCGAAGCCCTGATCAGCCAGGGCGCGAACGCGCTGATCATTCTCGCACAGGACGCAAGCGCCATCGGACCGGCTGTCGAGAACGCCGTCAACGAAGGCATTCCGATCGTCGCCTATGACCGCCTGATCGAAAATGTCGACGCCTTCTACCTGACGTTCGACAATCAGGAAGTCGGCCGCATGCAGGCGCGCGCCGTTCTCGAAGCCAAGCCGGAAGGCAACTATGCCTTCATCAAGGGCTCGTCGTCTGATCCGAACGCGGACTTCCTGTTCTCCGGCCAGATGGAAGTGCTCAAGGAAGCCATCGATGCCGGCAAGATCAAGAATGTCGGCGAGGCCTACACCGACGGCTGGCTGCCCGCCAACGCGCAGCGCAACATGGAACAGATACTGACCCAGAACAACAATGAGGTCGCCGCCGTGGTCGCCTCGAACGACGGTACTGCCGGCGGCGCCATCGCGGCGCTGGAAGCACAGGGTCTCGCAGGCTCAGTGCCGGTTTCCGGCCAGGACGCCGACCATGCGGCCCTGAACCGCATCGCGCTCGGCACGCAGACCGTCTCGGTCTGGAAGGACTCGCGCGATCTCGGCAAGAATGCTGCGGAGATCGCCTCGCAGCTCGCCGACGGCACCGCGATGGACGGTATCGCCAACGTCACCAAGTTCACGACGCCCGGCGGCATCGAGATGAACTCGGTGTTCCTGACCCCGGTTCCGGTCACCAAGGACAATCTGGACGTGGTGATCGACGCGGGCTGGGTCACGAAGGACGTGGTCTGCCAGGGCGTTTCGGCCGGCTCCACGCCAGCCTGCGACTAA
- a CDS encoding ROK family protein → MTVGVRHDDLRKRNRSMVIAAVRRANQPSRTEIASTTGLSHSTISTISADLIGEGILVEVKNGETAALKRGRPQVALGLNPRAAIVISAMLSLNSLSASAIDYAGTAIAHDISRPPTLTMTAVELSDAVIASIRRLLAKLGTGHSPVVRITLAVQGITDSGARELLWSPITPHSDIAFAAAIEDAFSLPVTVENDCNMIAVALRGRMPERYRDNFFTILLSNGIGMGLILRGELFTGSHSSGGEFGHMIHIPNGALCRCGRRGCIEAYAGNYAIYRHSRGESERAQPVADIDDATMLAMAAAARDHPGRERQAFVNAGEAIGFGLGSLFALFDPAPVAIVGLGTSAFDMIEPSMRAAIARTAGGQHNAAISFELEPDEMPLIREGCARQALTFVDNEIFGPGMSPSAFAHGQEVA, encoded by the coding sequence ATGACGGTCGGCGTACGACACGACGATCTGCGCAAGCGCAATCGCTCTATGGTGATCGCCGCCGTCAGGCGGGCGAACCAGCCGTCCCGCACCGAGATCGCAAGCACCACGGGCCTCAGCCACTCCACGATCTCCACGATTTCCGCCGATCTGATCGGCGAGGGCATCCTTGTTGAGGTCAAGAACGGCGAGACGGCAGCGCTCAAGCGCGGCCGTCCGCAGGTCGCGCTGGGTCTGAACCCGCGCGCCGCCATCGTGATTTCCGCCATGCTGTCTCTGAATTCGCTGTCTGCCTCCGCAATCGATTATGCGGGCACGGCCATCGCGCACGACATCTCGCGCCCGCCGACCCTGACGATGACGGCGGTCGAGCTGTCGGACGCGGTCATCGCCTCGATCCGCAGGCTTCTGGCCAAGCTCGGCACCGGGCATAGCCCCGTCGTCCGCATCACGCTTGCCGTTCAGGGCATCACGGATTCCGGGGCACGCGAACTGCTCTGGTCGCCCATCACGCCGCACAGCGACATCGCCTTCGCCGCCGCCATCGAGGACGCTTTCTCGCTGCCGGTCACGGTGGAGAACGACTGCAACATGATCGCGGTCGCGCTCCGGGGCCGCATGCCCGAGCGATATCGCGACAATTTCTTCACGATCCTGCTCTCGAACGGCATCGGGATGGGGCTCATCCTGAGGGGCGAGCTGTTCACCGGCTCGCATTCGTCCGGCGGCGAGTTCGGGCACATGATCCACATCCCCAACGGCGCTTTGTGCCGGTGCGGGCGGCGCGGCTGCATCGAGGCCTACGCCGGAAACTATGCGATCTACCGCCACTCCCGTGGCGAAAGCGAACGCGCACAACCCGTGGCCGACATCGACGACGCGACGATGCTCGCGATGGCCGCAGCGGCACGCGACCACCCGGGCCGCGAGCGCCAGGCGTTCGTGAATGCCGGCGAGGCGATCGGCTTCGGTCTCGGCAGCCTGTTCGCGCTCTTCGACCCAGCCCCGGTCGCGATCGTCGGGCTCGGCACATCGGCTTTCGATATGATCGAACCGTCCATGCGCGCCGCAATCGCACGCACCGCAGGCGGCCAGCACAATGCCGCGATCTCCTTCGAGCTGGAGCCCGACGAGATGCCGTTGATCCGCGAGGGCTGCGCGCGTCAGGCGCTGACCTTCGTCGACAACGAGATATTCGGACCGGGCATGTCACCGAGTGCATTTGCACACGGCCAGGAAGTCGCCTGA
- a CDS encoding CRTAC1 family protein, with protein MTMRGQVLLAGVVGAMVSVSAATAADDGVAVPRFIDETASAGVSSIYEGDWEYMVGGGVATFDCDDDGYPDMLLAGGSAPASFYRNVSRRGGALAFEKAESGLELDAVTGVYPIDIDGDGIMDVVLLRVGENVVMRGKGGCTFERANEDWAFDGGDAWSTAFAATWERGAQWPTLAVGNYIDRTQDAFPWGSCTDNWLHRPEGERKFAPPIALTPSYCALSMLFTDWNRSGTPSLRVSNDREYYKGGEEQLWRIEPNAAPVRYTPQDGWKRLRIWGMGIAAYDLDFDGYPEYFLTSMADNKLQTLANREPGASPRPDYADLAFAKGVTAHRPYVGDNLKPSTAWHAQFEDVNNDGLADLFVAKGNVAEMPDFAAEDPNNLLLQKPDGTFVEAGDKAGVASVAIARGGALVDFNLDGLVDLVVVNRWKSAELWRNASDDAGRWLQIKLVQEGPNRDAVGSWIEVKCGEHVMRREITAGGGHASGHAGWWHFGLADEEQAQMRVIWPDGSEGAWQEVATNSFQIVEQGKAPTSWTPER; from the coding sequence ATGACGATGCGCGGACAGGTCCTGCTTGCCGGTGTCGTCGGAGCCATGGTTTCCGTGTCCGCAGCGACTGCTGCGGATGACGGGGTGGCCGTTCCGCGTTTCATCGACGAGACCGCGAGCGCCGGCGTCTCGAGCATCTATGAGGGCGATTGGGAATATATGGTCGGGGGCGGCGTCGCGACGTTCGATTGCGACGATGACGGCTACCCCGACATGCTGCTCGCAGGCGGAAGCGCTCCGGCCTCGTTCTATCGCAACGTCAGCCGGCGCGGCGGCGCGCTCGCCTTCGAGAAGGCGGAGAGCGGCCTCGAACTGGACGCGGTGACCGGCGTCTATCCGATCGACATCGATGGCGACGGCATCATGGATGTCGTCCTGTTGCGCGTGGGCGAGAACGTCGTGATGCGCGGCAAGGGCGGCTGCACATTCGAACGCGCCAACGAGGACTGGGCCTTCGACGGCGGCGACGCATGGTCGACCGCATTCGCGGCGACCTGGGAACGCGGCGCGCAATGGCCGACGCTTGCGGTCGGCAACTACATCGACCGGACGCAGGATGCGTTTCCATGGGGGTCGTGCACGGACAACTGGCTGCACAGGCCCGAAGGCGAGCGCAAATTTGCTCCGCCAATCGCGCTGACGCCGAGCTATTGCGCGCTGTCCATGCTGTTCACCGACTGGAACCGGTCCGGCACGCCGTCGCTTCGCGTCTCGAACGACCGCGAATACTACAAGGGTGGCGAGGAGCAGCTCTGGCGCATCGAGCCAAATGCCGCGCCGGTACGCTACACGCCGCAGGACGGCTGGAAGCGCCTGCGCATCTGGGGCATGGGAATCGCGGCCTACGATCTCGATTTCGACGGTTATCCCGAATATTTCCTGACGAGCATGGCCGACAACAAGCTTCAGACGCTTGCAAACAGGGAGCCCGGCGCATCACCGAGGCCGGACTATGCGGATTTGGCGTTCGCCAAGGGCGTGACCGCACACCGCCCCTATGTCGGTGACAATCTGAAGCCCAGCACGGCGTGGCACGCGCAGTTCGAGGACGTCAACAATGACGGCCTGGCCGACCTCTTCGTGGCCAAGGGCAACGTCGCGGAAATGCCGGACTTCGCGGCCGAGGATCCCAACAATCTGCTGCTGCAGAAGCCTGACGGCACGTTCGTGGAGGCGGGCGACAAAGCAGGGGTCGCGAGCGTGGCGATCGCGCGCGGGGGCGCACTTGTCGATTTCAACCTCGATGGTCTCGTCGATCTGGTGGTCGTCAACCGCTGGAAGAGCGCCGAACTCTGGCGCAATGCCAGCGACGATGCGGGCCGGTGGTTGCAGATCAAGCTCGTGCAGGAGGGACCGAACCGCGATGCGGTCGGTTCATGGATCGAGGTGAAATGCGGCGAGCACGTCATGCGCCGGGAGATCACCGCCGGCGGCGGGCATGCGAGCGGGCATGCCGGCTGGTGGCATTTCGGCCTTGCCGACGAGGAGCAGGCGCAGATGCGGGTGATCTGGCCGGATGGCAGCGAAGGCGCGTGGCAGGAGGTCGCCACGAACAGTTTCCAGATCGTGGAACAGGGGAAGGCGCCGACTTCCTGGACGCCCGAACGCTGA
- a CDS encoding vanadium-dependent haloperoxidase, with amino-acid sequence MDLIRFAFIAIAIGVAVISGAGQAHAEDSERMSPSEVVITWYRLSLELVRHTPTYSPPVASRAFGYVGVTAFEAIASGSDDLTSLAGQVNGLDALPAREEGADYDDAVVVQAATAHAIKSLFSNTGPTGQRAFGAMERRLAERAATGLAHDIVQRSTAHGIAVADHILAWSLEDGGAIIENMGFPQSYDLTEGPAHWVPTSLVAQQQSPLLPDWGNNRPFAMPEGGTCGLPPPPEYSEEPDSEFYREAYEVYEAKTNLTPEHRDIALFWSDDPMLSPTPPGHWISIAIQILQDNQAGIDETVDVLARLGMGMADAFIGCWHAKFEYDLVRPITYIRRVIDPKWEPLLNTPPFPEYPSGHSTQSGTAAAILTAIFGDNFAFEDITHVDDGLAGRHFANFHEAAEEAALSRLYGGIHFRAAIDLGLEQGHCIAAYITALKTR; translated from the coding sequence ATGGATCTCATTCGTTTCGCCTTTATCGCGATAGCCATCGGCGTGGCTGTGATCAGTGGTGCCGGTCAGGCACATGCTGAGGACAGCGAGCGCATGTCGCCGAGCGAGGTGGTGATCACCTGGTATCGGCTGAGCCTGGAACTGGTTCGCCACACTCCCACCTATTCGCCGCCCGTTGCCAGCCGCGCTTTCGGCTATGTCGGCGTGACGGCGTTCGAGGCGATCGCCTCGGGCTCGGACGATCTGACGAGCCTCGCCGGACAGGTGAACGGCCTCGATGCGCTGCCGGCCCGCGAGGAGGGCGCGGATTATGACGATGCCGTCGTCGTCCAGGCCGCCACCGCTCACGCCATCAAATCGCTGTTCAGCAATACCGGCCCCACGGGACAGCGCGCGTTTGGTGCGATGGAGCGCAGGTTGGCGGAAAGGGCGGCGACAGGGTTGGCGCACGATATCGTCCAACGCAGCACCGCCCATGGCATCGCGGTCGCGGATCACATCCTCGCATGGTCGCTCGAGGATGGCGGCGCGATCATCGAGAATATGGGATTTCCGCAAAGCTACGACCTGACGGAAGGCCCGGCGCACTGGGTTCCGACGAGCCTCGTCGCCCAGCAGCAATCGCCGCTTTTGCCCGACTGGGGCAACAACCGCCCGTTCGCGATGCCCGAAGGCGGCACCTGCGGCCTGCCGCCGCCGCCGGAATACAGCGAGGAGCCGGATTCCGAGTTTTATCGCGAGGCCTACGAGGTCTACGAAGCGAAGACGAATCTCACGCCCGAGCATCGAGACATCGCATTGTTCTGGTCGGACGATCCGATGCTGTCACCCACACCGCCGGGCCACTGGATCTCGATCGCAATCCAGATTCTCCAGGACAATCAAGCCGGTATCGATGAGACGGTCGATGTGCTCGCGCGCCTCGGCATGGGCATGGCGGATGCGTTCATCGGGTGCTGGCATGCCAAGTTCGAATACGACCTCGTACGGCCGATCACCTATATCCGCCGCGTCATCGACCCGAAGTGGGAGCCTCTGCTCAACACGCCGCCCTTCCCGGAATATCCGAGCGGGCACAGCACGCAATCGGGAACCGCGGCCGCCATCCTGACGGCTATCTTCGGCGACAACTTCGCCTTCGAGGACATAACCCATGTCGATGACGGGTTGGCCGGTCGCCATTTCGCGAATTTCCATGAGGCGGCGGAGGAGGCTGCGTTGTCGAGGCTCTATGGCGGGATCCACTTCCGCGCGGCGATCGATCTCGGTCTCGAACAGGGCCACTGCATCGCGGCGTACATAACCGCGCTGAAGACGCGGTGA
- the phoB gene encoding phosphate regulon transcriptional regulator PhoB has product MIAPKIMVVEDEEPLGVLLKYNLEAEGYQVEVVMRGDEAEIRLQENVPDLLVLDWMVPAISGIELCRRLRMRAETERLPIIMLTARGEESDRVRGLSTGADDYLVKPFSTPEFVARVRALLRRAKPEVLSSVLKVGDILLDRESHRVYRKKSEIKLGPTEFRLLEFMMQHPGRVFSRGQLLDNVWGETIYIDERTVDVHVGRLRKAVNNGRMPDVIRTIRGAGYAIKEA; this is encoded by the coding sequence ATGATTGCTCCCAAGATCATGGTCGTCGAGGATGAAGAGCCGCTCGGCGTTCTGCTGAAATACAATCTGGAGGCGGAAGGCTATCAGGTCGAAGTCGTCATGCGCGGCGACGAGGCCGAGATAAGGCTTCAGGAAAATGTTCCCGACCTTCTCGTCCTCGACTGGATGGTGCCGGCGATCTCGGGCATCGAATTGTGCCGCAGGCTGCGCATGCGGGCGGAAACCGAGCGCCTGCCGATCATCATGCTGACCGCGCGGGGCGAGGAAAGCGACCGGGTTCGCGGTCTGTCGACCGGAGCTGACGACTATCTGGTCAAGCCGTTCTCGACGCCGGAATTCGTGGCGCGGGTGAGGGCGCTCCTGCGCCGCGCCAAGCCGGAGGTCCTGTCGAGCGTTCTCAAGGTCGGCGACATCTTGCTCGACAGGGAATCGCACCGTGTCTACCGCAAGAAGAGCGAGATCAAGCTTGGACCGACGGAGTTCCGGCTGCTGGAGTTCATGATGCAGCATCCGGGCCGGGTGTTTTCGCGCGGGCAGCTTCTCGACAATGTCTGGGGCGAGACGATCTACATCGACGAGCGCACGGTCGACGTGCATGTCGGCCGACTGCGCAAGGCGGTCAACAATGGCCGCATGCCCGACGTCATCCGCACGATCCGCGGCGCGGGCTACGCGATCAAGGAAGCCTGA
- the phoU gene encoding phosphate signaling complex protein PhoU, translating to MGEHTVASFDEELGHIDRLIRDMGELGSEMVLASTRSLLNSDNALAQRVISDDAVMDARQRELDDRAITLIAKRQPMAQDLRSVVGAIRMAADLERIGDLAKNIAKRVNAVGEDATPRGLSHSIDAMAEMVIAQVNAVIERYEARNAADLVTLRADDEKIDVQYTAIFRELLTYMMEDPRNITACTHLLFCAKNLERIGDHVTNIAENAYYVVTGQQLPLHRPKIDETSVRVEAE from the coding sequence ATGGGTGAACATACAGTCGCATCCTTCGACGAGGAACTCGGCCACATCGACCGGCTGATCCGGGACATGGGGGAGCTGGGCAGCGAGATGGTCCTGGCCTCGACGCGGTCCCTCCTGAACTCCGACAACGCTCTCGCGCAGCGCGTCATTTCCGACGACGCGGTGATGGACGCACGGCAGCGGGAACTGGACGACCGGGCGATCACGCTGATCGCCAAGCGCCAGCCGATGGCGCAGGATCTGCGCTCCGTCGTGGGCGCGATCCGCATGGCGGCCGATCTCGAGCGGATCGGCGATCTCGCCAAGAACATCGCCAAGCGCGTCAATGCGGTGGGCGAGGACGCGACGCCGCGCGGGCTGTCGCATTCGATCGATGCGATGGCCGAGATGGTGATCGCGCAGGTCAATGCGGTCATCGAGCGCTACGAGGCCCGCAACGCTGCCGATCTCGTCACGCTGCGCGCGGACGATGAGAAGATCGACGTCCAGTACACCGCGATCTTCCGCGAACTCCTGACTTACATGATGGAGGATCCGCGCAACATCACGGCCTGTACCCACCTCCTGTTCTGCGCCAAGAATCTGGAGCGCATCGGCGACCATGTGACGAACATCGCCGAAAACGCGTATTATGTGGTGACCGGGCAGCAACTGCCCCTGCACAGGCCCAAGATCGACGAGACGTCGGTCAGGGTCGAGGCGGAATGA
- the pstB gene encoding phosphate ABC transporter ATP-binding protein PstB, whose protein sequence is MPTEEIVGQSDLYQIKSSTVRTPDPAARPIRVKARDVGVFYGAKQALFDVSIDIPEKAVTAFIGPSGCGKSTFLRCFNRMNDTIEGCRVTGKIELDDFDVYDASLDVVELRARVGMVFQKPNPFPKSIYENVAYGPRIHGLARNKADLDAIVESSLQKAGLWNEAKDRLNEPGTGLSGGQQQRLCIARAIAVSPEVILMDEPCSALDPIATARIEELIDDLKQNFTIVIVTHSMQQAARVSQRTAFFHLGILVEEGPTDLIFTSPNEKRTQDYITGRFG, encoded by the coding sequence ATGCCGACCGAAGAGATCGTCGGGCAGTCAGACCTCTACCAGATCAAGTCGTCTACCGTCCGGACCCCCGACCCGGCCGCACGGCCGATCCGCGTGAAGGCACGCGACGTCGGCGTGTTCTACGGCGCGAAGCAGGCGCTGTTCGACGTGTCGATCGACATTCCCGAGAAGGCGGTCACCGCCTTCATCGGTCCGTCGGGTTGCGGCAAGTCGACATTCCTGCGCTGCTTCAATCGCATGAACGACACGATCGAGGGCTGCCGGGTGACGGGCAAGATCGAGCTCGACGATTTCGACGTCTATGACGCCTCGCTCGACGTGGTGGAACTGCGCGCACGTGTCGGCATGGTGTTCCAGAAGCCGAACCCGTTCCCGAAATCGATCTATGAAAACGTGGCCTACGGCCCGCGTATCCATGGGCTCGCCCGCAACAAGGCGGATCTCGACGCGATCGTGGAATCCAGCCTGCAGAAGGCCGGCCTGTGGAACGAGGCGAAGGACCGCCTCAACGAACCCGGCACCGGCCTTTCCGGCGGCCAGCAGCAGCGCCTGTGCATCGCGCGTGCGATCGCGGTGTCGCCCGAGGTCATCCTGATGGACGAACCGTGCTCGGCGCTCGACCCGATCGCGACGGCGCGCATCGAAGAGCTCATCGACGATCTGAAGCAGAATTTCACGATCGTCATCGTCACGCACTCGATGCAGCAGGCCGCCCGCGTCTCGCAGCGAACCGCCTTCTTCCATCTGGGCATACTGGTCGAGGAAGGTCCGACGGACCTGATCTTCACCAGCCCGAACGAGAAGCGCACGCAAGACTACATCACCGGTCGCTTCGGCTGA